In Caproicibacterium amylolyticum, a genomic segment contains:
- the nusA gene encoding transcription termination factor NusA, whose protein sequence is MSEEDISIIDALDLLEKERGIPKDYMIDQICKAITTACKNSYDNDEASVHLNEEKNEFEVFLRKEVVDDVAVPNCEILLEKARRIDPTCVVGDKVSVQLHTKEFGRIAAHQARGVIRQGIRAGERGLMMREFESKHQELVSAVVERVDPRSGAATLMIGKSEAMLPRSEMVGEEVFHEGDHIKVYVVDVHETDKGPHAIISRTHPDLVKRLFETEVPEIYDGTVEIKAVSREAGSRTKLAVLSNDPAVDAVGACIGARGGRVGTIVDELGGEKIDIVEYSDDPKKFIASALSPANVVSVELAEDGSHACRVTVPDSQLSLAIGNKGQNARLAAKLTGWKIDIKPESGFFGEEGAAAAQEPAAEEPEA, encoded by the coding sequence ATGAGTGAGGAAGACATCAGCATCATTGATGCCCTGGACCTGCTGGAAAAAGAACGCGGAATTCCGAAGGATTATATGATAGATCAAATCTGCAAGGCGATCACTACTGCCTGCAAGAACAGCTACGACAACGATGAAGCCAGTGTGCACCTGAATGAGGAGAAAAACGAATTTGAGGTGTTCCTGCGCAAGGAAGTTGTAGACGATGTTGCGGTTCCGAACTGCGAGATCCTGCTGGAAAAGGCACGCCGCATTGACCCGACCTGTGTGGTGGGCGACAAAGTCAGTGTGCAGCTGCACACCAAAGAGTTCGGGCGCATTGCAGCACATCAGGCGCGCGGCGTTATTCGTCAGGGCATCCGCGCGGGTGAACGCGGCCTGATGATGCGGGAGTTTGAGTCGAAGCATCAGGAACTGGTCAGCGCAGTGGTGGAACGGGTGGATCCGCGCTCCGGTGCCGCAACGCTGATGATTGGTAAGAGCGAAGCGATGCTGCCGCGCAGTGAGATGGTCGGTGAGGAAGTGTTCCACGAGGGCGACCACATTAAGGTGTACGTCGTCGATGTACATGAGACCGACAAAGGTCCGCACGCCATCATCAGCCGCACGCATCCCGATTTGGTCAAACGCCTGTTTGAAACTGAAGTGCCTGAAATTTACGACGGCACTGTGGAAATCAAGGCGGTTTCGCGCGAAGCCGGTTCCCGCACCAAGCTTGCGGTTCTTTCCAATGATCCGGCGGTGGACGCAGTGGGTGCCTGCATTGGTGCCCGCGGCGGCCGTGTCGGAACGATTGTCGATGAGCTCGGCGGCGAAAAGATCGACATTGTTGAGTACAGCGACGACCCGAAGAAATTCATTGCCAGTGCACTTTCACCGGCAAATGTTGTTTCTGTGGAGCTTGCCGAGGACGGCAGCCATGCCTGCCGTGTAACCGTGCCGGACAGCCAGCTTTCTCTGGCCATTGGCAACAAGGGCCAGAATGCCCGTTTGGCCGCGAAGCTGACCGGTTGGAAGATCGACATCAAGCCGGAAAGCGGATTTTTCGGTGAGGAAGGTGCTGCAGCGGCGCAGGAACCGGCTGCAGAAGAACCGGAGGCATGA
- the rbfA gene encoding 30S ribosome-binding factor RbfA, whose protein sequence is MPSHKLGRTTEDIRRELTAIFRELKDPRVNNTLLSIVRVEVSRDLSFCTVYVSDMEGLQRAQRAAEGLKSAAGYIRHELGQRLSLRHVPALTFKATDSIEYSANISRMLSDLKEDDDGSKSD, encoded by the coding sequence ATGCCAAGCCATAAGTTGGGCCGTACCACAGAAGATATTCGCCGGGAACTGACGGCGATTTTCCGCGAGCTGAAGGATCCGCGTGTCAACAACACGCTGCTGAGCATTGTGCGGGTGGAGGTCAGCCGCGACCTTTCATTCTGTACGGTTTATGTCAGTGATATGGAAGGACTGCAGCGCGCGCAGCGGGCTGCAGAGGGCCTGAAATCTGCGGCCGGATACATCCGGCACGAACTGGGGCAGCGCCTTTCCCTGCGGCACGTTCCTGCGTTGACCTTTAAGGCAACGGATTCGATTGAGTACAGCGCAAATATTTCGCGTATGCTGAGCGACCTGAAGGAGGACGATGATGGAAGTAAGTCTGATTGA
- a CDS encoding DHH family phosphoesterase: MMEVSLIEAATWLLQQQDIGILCHQSPDGDTLGSGSALCRALRSLGKRAQVLCSDPIGKRFAFLFEGLEEQQFEPKAIVAVDVADEQLLGSLQPVYGGKIQLCIDHHPSNTHYAERWFVNPQASAACEVMYSLIPLLGVKIDIAIASDLYTGIATDTGCFQYINVTPRTFRIAAELLELGVPAPKINHAMFATKSRERLQLEREALNTVEYFRNGEIAVITLTRKMVKESGAADEDTDGIASIPRCIEGVHVGVTIKEKADDLVKVSLRAPQPYNASEICAKFGGGGHPGAAGCAIHCGVKEAKKQLVAAISQYLEEI, translated from the coding sequence ATGATGGAAGTAAGTCTGATTGAGGCTGCCACGTGGCTCTTGCAGCAGCAGGATATCGGGATTCTCTGCCATCAGTCCCCCGACGGAGATACACTGGGCAGCGGCAGTGCGCTCTGCCGGGCGCTGCGCAGTTTGGGCAAGCGCGCGCAGGTGCTGTGCAGCGACCCAATTGGCAAGCGCTTTGCTTTTTTGTTTGAAGGGCTGGAGGAGCAGCAGTTTGAGCCGAAAGCCATTGTTGCGGTGGATGTGGCAGATGAGCAGCTGCTGGGGTCCTTACAGCCGGTTTACGGCGGAAAAATACAGCTGTGTATCGATCACCATCCCAGCAATACGCATTATGCAGAGCGATGGTTTGTCAATCCGCAAGCGAGTGCTGCCTGTGAGGTGATGTACAGCCTGATTCCGCTGTTGGGCGTGAAAATAGACATTGCCATTGCTTCGGATTTGTACACTGGGATTGCAACGGACACCGGCTGCTTTCAGTATATCAATGTGACACCGCGCACCTTTCGCATTGCAGCGGAGCTTTTGGAACTGGGTGTGCCCGCGCCGAAAATAAACCACGCTATGTTTGCAACCAAGAGCCGCGAGCGTCTGCAGCTGGAGCGCGAAGCGCTGAACACTGTGGAATACTTCCGCAATGGAGAAATTGCTGTGATAACGCTGACCCGAAAAATGGTGAAAGAATCCGGCGCGGCAGATGAGGATACAGACGGCATTGCATCCATTCCGCGCTGTATTGAGGGCGTGCATGTCGGTGTGACTATTAAAGAAAAAGCAGACGATTTGGTGAAGGTTTCTCTGCGTGCACCGCAGCCGTACAATGCTTCGGAAATCTGTGCGAAATTTGGCGGCGGCGGGCATCCGGGTGCTGCCGGCTGCGCCATTCACTGCGGCGTTAAAGAGGCAAAAAAACAACTGGTTGCCGCCATCAGTCAGTATCTGGAGGAAATATGA
- a CDS encoding L7Ae/L30e/S12e/Gadd45 family ribosomal protein, with protein sequence MPNDRLLSLLGLARRAGKVQLGHDPVLESLRCGRARLVLLAADLSPHTSKGILYAAQQEDVPIYTLHQTVDDMGAALGKRAGAVAVEDAGFAKKLKTYCADR encoded by the coding sequence ATGCCAAATGACAGACTGCTTTCCTTGCTGGGGCTTGCCCGCCGCGCTGGAAAAGTGCAGCTGGGGCACGACCCGGTGCTGGAAAGCCTTCGCTGCGGCCGCGCACGGCTGGTGCTGTTAGCCGCCGACCTTTCCCCACATACATCCAAAGGAATTCTTTATGCTGCTCAGCAGGAGGATGTTCCGATTTATACACTGCACCAGACGGTGGATGATATGGGCGCTGCACTTGGAAAGCGCGCCGGTGCTGTTGCAGTGGAGGATGCCGGCTTTGCAAAGAAACTCAAGACGTACTGCGCGGACAGATGA
- a CDS encoding stage V sporulation T C-terminal domain-containing protein — protein MKATGIVRRIDDLGRVVIPKEIRRTLRIREGDALEIFTDNQGGVIFKKYSPVGEMALFSTQMADVLNNSAGLPALICDRDHIVAAAGVSKREYLERRVSQELEECISSRQDFVKSSGKSLHPVEGVDCTAAVVCPILAQSDVTGAVVLLSNGEEVSQDAEHMAQVAAGFLAKQLEG, from the coding sequence TTGAAAGCAACCGGTATCGTAAGAAGGATAGATGACCTTGGGCGGGTGGTCATACCAAAGGAAATCCGCCGCACACTGCGAATCCGCGAAGGCGATGCACTGGAGATTTTTACAGACAATCAAGGCGGTGTCATCTTTAAAAAATATTCGCCTGTCGGCGAAATGGCACTGTTTTCCACGCAGATGGCAGACGTGCTCAACAATTCCGCAGGGCTGCCGGCACTCATCTGTGACCGCGACCATATCGTGGCTGCAGCGGGCGTTTCCAAGCGGGAGTATCTGGAACGCAGAGTCAGTCAGGAGCTGGAGGAGTGCATTTCCTCCCGGCAGGACTTTGTGAAATCATCTGGAAAAAGCCTGCACCCGGTGGAGGGAGTTGACTGCACGGCGGCGGTGGTGTGTCCCATCTTGGCGCAGAGTGACGTGACCGGTGCGGTGGTGCTGCTCAGCAACGGCGAAGAAGTGTCGCAGGACGCCGAGCATATGGCGCAGGTTGCAGCTGGTTTCTTGGCAAAGCAGCTGGAAGGCTGA
- the rnpM gene encoding RNase P modulator RnpM encodes MHQKKVPLRMCTGCGEMKPKKELVRVVRSPEGEITLDLTGRKPGRGAYVCRSTECLKRARKARRFEKAFSCQIPEDVYDRMEKEMEQDAK; translated from the coding sequence TTGCACCAGAAAAAAGTTCCGCTGCGGATGTGTACCGGCTGCGGTGAAATGAAACCGAAAAAAGAACTGGTCCGCGTGGTACGTTCCCCAGAGGGGGAAATCACGCTGGACCTGACCGGCCGAAAACCCGGGCGGGGCGCTTATGTGTGCCGCAGCACCGAATGCCTGAAACGCGCCAGAAAAGCACGCCGCTTCGAAAAGGCCTTTTCCTGCCAGATTCCGGAGGACGTTTACGACCGTATGGAAAAGGAGATGGAACAGGATGCCAAATGA
- the rpe gene encoding ribulose-phosphate 3-epimerase — MRISVSILGADFARLGEEVEQINQAGSDWIHVDVMDGHFVPNITFGPNMVKSLRPMTKQPLDVHLMITEPQRFLQPFVKAGSDYITFHLEAEGNPAQTISMIHGLGAKAGISVRPGTPVEELFPFLQMVDMVLIMGVEPGFGGQKFNMDTLQKVRVLKQKLPELLIEIDGGVNAGNIAEIAHAGVDICVAGSAIVGQPNYTAAVSALRSAAQQGRQ; from the coding sequence ATGCGCATATCGGTTTCAATTTTGGGCGCGGACTTTGCAAGGCTGGGCGAAGAAGTGGAACAGATCAATCAGGCCGGTTCCGACTGGATTCATGTGGATGTGATGGATGGGCATTTCGTGCCGAACATCACCTTTGGCCCTAATATGGTAAAATCGCTGCGTCCCATGACGAAGCAGCCGCTGGACGTACATCTGATGATAACCGAGCCTCAGCGCTTTTTACAGCCGTTTGTAAAGGCCGGCTCGGATTACATTACGTTTCACCTGGAAGCGGAGGGCAACCCCGCCCAGACGATTTCCATGATTCACGGCCTTGGTGCCAAAGCGGGCATTTCCGTGCGCCCGGGTACACCGGTAGAGGAGCTTTTTCCATTCCTCCAGATGGTGGATATGGTGCTGATTATGGGCGTGGAGCCGGGCTTCGGCGGGCAGAAGTTCAATATGGATACCCTGCAGAAGGTACGGGTACTTAAACAGAAGCTGCCGGAGCTTCTCATTGAAATCGACGGCGGTGTCAATGCCGGAAACATTGCGGAAATCGCACACGCCGGTGTGGATATTTGTGTGGCCGGCAGCGCCATTGTTGGGCAGCCGAATTACACTGCGGCAGTGTCTGCACTGCGCAGTGCGGCACAGCAGGGAAGACAATGA
- the rimP gene encoding ribosome maturation factor RimP, protein MAAKKKGRNTAEAVRELAQPLADALGLTLWDVRFVKEGADWYLRIFIDKEGGVSIDDCVDMTHAVNEPLDAQDLVQGAYTLEVSSPGINRELTRPEHFAACKGQQVWVRFIRPFADGSREVIGTLRSFENDTVTLESAEKETMSFALADAAWVKLYDNDDLGGNEDE, encoded by the coding sequence ATGGCAGCAAAGAAGAAGGGGAGAAACACCGCCGAAGCTGTGCGGGAACTTGCACAGCCGCTTGCGGATGCACTTGGCCTGACTTTGTGGGATGTACGCTTTGTAAAAGAGGGTGCCGATTGGTATCTGCGCATCTTTATTGACAAAGAGGGCGGAGTTTCTATTGATGACTGTGTGGATATGACACACGCGGTAAATGAGCCGCTGGATGCGCAGGACTTGGTGCAGGGTGCCTACACGCTGGAGGTCAGCTCCCCAGGCATTAACCGGGAACTGACCCGCCCGGAACACTTTGCCGCCTGCAAGGGTCAGCAGGTGTGGGTGCGCTTTATCCGTCCTTTTGCGGACGGCAGCCGAGAGGTAATCGGTACGCTTCGTTCGTTTGAAAATGACACCGTGACACTGGAAAGCGCAGAAAAAGAAACAATGTCTTTTGCTCTTGCTGACGCAGCATGGGTAAAGCTTTACGATAATGACGATTTGGGAGGAAACGAAGATGAGTGA
- the infB gene encoding translation initiation factor IF-2, translated as MMIKYRVHEVAKDLNVPNKDVIDILEKYTGETKKHMTALTENELDIVFEAFTQEKAMKDLNTYYAQREEKAVTVSTEGSQKAVPLKEATEKKVENSVPKQPKKNPQQNQQHQQNQQKKQNPAAPRAKAPKQAQPPIRQQAKVLGHINVTSTSDNTIRRPAERIVDTRSHNVELDKYNEKYDRLANEKVKTDNVVHKQKLNQKSAQYRRGRRPKRETESERLRRIAAERKAKPITVQIPESITVGELALRLKATAAEVIKKLMANGVFASINDEVDFDTASVVAMEFHAKVEKEVEVTIEEQIIDDSEDTDADLETRAPVVVVMGHVDHGKTSLLDAIRHTNVTESEAGGITQHIGAYQVNLDGRMVTFLDTPGHEAFTTMRARGAMATDIAVLVVAADDGVMPQTVEAIHHAKAAKVNIIVAINKIDKPGANPEHVMEELTKYELVPEEWGGDVPCIRVSAKQKTGIKDLLEMILLVADMKELKANPNRAAKGVVIEARLDKGRGPIATMLVQNGTLHIGDIIVAGTSVGRVRAMASASGKEIEAAAPSVPVEITGLDSVPTGGDTFNAVSDERLARQLVEQRRTAQKEELFNSRTKVTLDNLFEQMQIGDMKELQIIVKADVQGSVEAVRQSLEKLSNEEVRVNVIHGGVGAISESDVMLASASNAIIVGFNVRPDPVAEENAKRDGVDLRLYRVIYDCIQEIDSAMKGMLAPKFREVQLGRVECRETYKISSVGTVIGAHVVSGKITRGADVRVVRDGIVIADDKVASLRRFKDDAKEVLEGYDCGVCLEKFADIKVGDILEAYTMEEYRPE; from the coding sequence ATGATGATTAAATACCGGGTACACGAAGTTGCAAAAGATCTCAATGTCCCAAACAAGGACGTCATTGATATACTCGAAAAATATACAGGTGAAACGAAAAAACACATGACTGCCCTGACAGAGAACGAACTGGATATTGTGTTTGAGGCTTTCACACAGGAAAAGGCGATGAAGGACCTGAACACATATTATGCACAGCGGGAAGAAAAGGCGGTTACCGTCAGTACCGAGGGCTCACAGAAAGCAGTTCCGCTGAAAGAAGCCACTGAAAAGAAAGTGGAGAATTCTGTGCCCAAGCAGCCGAAAAAGAATCCACAGCAGAATCAGCAGCATCAGCAGAACCAGCAGAAAAAACAGAATCCGGCTGCACCCCGCGCAAAAGCACCGAAACAAGCACAGCCGCCGATTCGGCAGCAGGCAAAAGTGCTTGGTCACATTAATGTGACCTCTACTTCCGACAATACCATCCGCCGCCCGGCAGAACGTATTGTGGATACCCGTTCACACAATGTTGAACTGGATAAATACAACGAGAAATACGACCGTCTTGCCAATGAAAAGGTGAAAACGGACAATGTGGTTCACAAGCAGAAGCTGAACCAAAAAAGTGCGCAGTACCGCCGCGGCCGCCGCCCGAAGCGTGAAACCGAATCCGAGCGTCTGCGCCGCATTGCAGCAGAGCGTAAGGCAAAGCCGATTACCGTACAGATTCCGGAGTCTATCACTGTTGGCGAACTGGCTCTGCGCCTAAAAGCGACTGCCGCGGAAGTCATTAAGAAACTGATGGCAAACGGCGTGTTTGCTTCTATCAATGATGAAGTCGACTTTGACACTGCCTCTGTGGTAGCAATGGAATTCCACGCAAAAGTGGAAAAAGAAGTTGAAGTCACCATCGAGGAGCAGATTATTGACGACAGCGAAGATACCGATGCAGATTTGGAAACCCGTGCACCTGTCGTGGTTGTCATGGGACACGTTGACCACGGCAAAACCAGCCTGCTGGATGCAATCCGCCACACCAATGTAACAGAAAGCGAAGCCGGCGGCATTACGCAGCACATCGGTGCTTATCAGGTCAATCTGGACGGCCGCATGGTCACATTCCTGGACACCCCCGGCCATGAAGCGTTCACCACCATGCGTGCCCGCGGTGCGATGGCAACGGATATTGCCGTGCTGGTTGTTGCTGCGGATGACGGTGTCATGCCGCAGACCGTTGAGGCCATCCACCACGCAAAGGCTGCTAAGGTCAATATTATTGTTGCAATCAACAAAATCGACAAGCCCGGCGCGAACCCGGAACATGTTATGGAAGAACTGACCAAGTACGAGCTGGTTCCAGAAGAATGGGGCGGCGACGTGCCGTGCATCCGTGTTTCCGCAAAACAGAAAACCGGCATCAAAGATTTGCTGGAAATGATTCTGCTGGTCGCAGACATGAAGGAACTCAAGGCCAACCCGAACCGCGCAGCCAAGGGTGTTGTTATTGAAGCACGCTTGGACAAGGGCCGCGGCCCGATTGCCACCATGCTGGTGCAGAATGGTACGCTGCATATCGGGGATATTATTGTTGCGGGTACCAGTGTCGGCCGCGTGCGTGCCATGGCAAGTGCGAGTGGAAAAGAAATCGAAGCAGCCGCGCCCAGCGTGCCGGTGGAGATTACCGGTTTGGACAGCGTGCCGACCGGCGGCGATACCTTTAACGCGGTTTCGGATGAACGCCTTGCCCGCCAGCTGGTGGAGCAGCGCCGCACCGCGCAGAAAGAGGAGCTGTTCAACTCCCGCACTAAGGTCACTTTGGATAATTTGTTTGAGCAGATGCAGATTGGCGACATGAAGGAACTGCAGATTATCGTGAAAGCGGATGTGCAGGGCTCTGTTGAAGCTGTACGTCAGTCCCTTGAAAAGCTTTCCAATGAAGAAGTGCGCGTCAATGTGATTCACGGCGGCGTTGGTGCCATCAGCGAAAGCGACGTTATGCTGGCATCAGCCAGCAACGCCATTATTGTTGGCTTTAATGTGCGTCCTGATCCGGTAGCGGAAGAAAACGCAAAACGTGACGGTGTGGATCTGCGCCTGTACCGCGTCATTTATGACTGCATTCAGGAAATTGATTCCGCTATGAAGGGCATGCTTGCGCCGAAGTTCCGCGAAGTGCAGCTTGGCCGTGTAGAGTGCCGTGAAACCTACAAAATCAGCAGTGTCGGCACGGTTATTGGTGCACACGTTGTTTCCGGTAAAATCACCCGCGGCGCTGATGTGCGTGTTGTGCGTGACGGCATTGTCATTGCGGACGACAAAGTTGCATCTCTGCGCCGATTCAAGGATGACGCAAAGGAAGTATTGGAAGGCTATGACTGCGGTGTCTGCCTGGAGAAGTTTGCAGACATTAAGGTTGGGGATATTTTGGAAGCCTACACCATGGAAGAGTACCGCCCTGAATAA